In the Malus domestica chromosome 16, GDT2T_hap1 genome, one interval contains:
- the LOC103433136 gene encoding calnexin homolog, whose protein sequence is MAGTRWRNFTGLLLLLLVLLIGCSASQIRASSEHEVDSIFYEPFSESFEGRWIVSSKDEYQGVWKLSKSEGHDDYGLLVSEKARKYAVVKELDKAVSLKDGTVVLQFEVRLQNGLECGGAYLKYLRPQDAGWKAEEFDNESPYSIMFGPDKCGSTNKVHFIFKHKNPRSGEFVEHHLKDPPSVPSDKLSHVYTAILKPDNQVRILIDGEEMKNANLLSAKDFEPALIPAKTIPDPEDKKPEDWDERAKIPDPNAVKPDDWDEDAPMEIEDEDAVKPEGWLDDEPDEIDDPEATRPEDWDDEEDGVWEPPKADNPKCSLAPGCGEWKKPMKHNPAYKGKWSPPMIDNPSYKGIWKPREIPNPDYFETEKPDFEPIAAIGIEIWTMEDGILFDNILIADDERVAESVRLTTWKRKFETEKEKQKAEEEAAGLSDGLSSYQKKVFDLLYKIADVSFLDAYKPKIIDLIEKGEKQPNITIGVIVSVVVVLLSMFFKLFFGGKKPVVTVPEPNRATAAETPRDEGSSGEKEDENEKEEEEAAPPPRRRPTTRRET, encoded by the exons ATGGCAGGAACACGGTGGCGTAATTTCACTggcctccttcttcttctgctggTACTGCTGATTGGCTGCTCCGCTTCTCAGATCCGCGCCTCTTCCGAACATGAAGTCGATTCG ATCTTTTACGAGCCATTTTCTGAGTCGTTTGAAGGCCGATGGATTGTTTCTTCCAAGGATGAGTACCAAG gGGTATGGAAACTGTCCAAAAGTGAGGGACATGATGATTACGGGCTGTTGGTAAGTGAGAAGGCAAGGAAGTATGCAGTGGTGAAAGAGCTCGACAAGGCTGTGAGCCTCAAGGATGGAACCGTTGTCCTGCAGTTTGAGGTCCGGCTCCAGAATGGGCTCGAATGTGGCGGTGCTTACTTGAAATACCTCCGCCCCCAGGATGCGGGTTGGAAAGCAGAGGAATTTGACAATGAGTCGCCTTATTCCATTATGTTTGGACCGGACAAATGTGGTTCCACAAACAAGGTTCATTTCATCTTCAAGCACAAGAACCCCAGGAGTGGAGAGTTTGTTGAGCACCATCTCAAGGACCCTCCATCCGTGCCCTCCGACAAGCTGTCTCATGTTTATACTGCGATACTGAAACCTGATAACCAAGTGAGGATTTTAATTGATGGGGAGGAGATGAAGAATGCGAATCTTCTTTCGGCTAAAGATTTTGAGCCTGCGTTGATTCCAGCCAAGACAATTCCTGACCCTGAGGATAAGAAGCCAGAGGATTGGGATGAGCGGGCAAAGATTCCAGACCCCAATGCCGTTAAGCCTGATGATTGGGATGAGGATGCACCAATGGAAATTGAAGACGAGGATGCTGTGAAACCTGAAGGGTGGTTGGATGATGAACCTGATGAGATTGATGACCCTGAGGCGACAAGACCAGAAGATTGGGACGACGAAGAGGATGGTGTATGGGAACCGCCGAAGGCTGATAACCCCAAGTGTTCATTGGCACCAGGTTGTGGAGAATGGAAGAAGCCAATGAAACATAATCCTGCTTATAAAGGAAAATGGAGCCCTCCTATGATTGACAACCCCAGTTACAAGGGCATATGGAAGCCTCGAGAAATTCCAAATCCTGATTACTTTGAGACCGAGAAACCCGACTTTGAGCCCATTGCTGCTATTGGCATTGAGATCTGGACAATGGAGGATGGAATATTGTTTGACAATATTCTCATAGCTGATGATGAGAGGGTTGCTGAATCTGTTAGGCTAACAACATGGAAGCGGAAGTTTGAGACTGAAAAAGAGAAACAGAAGGCTGAGGAAGAAGCTGCAGGTCTTTCGGATGGACTCTCAAGCTACCag AAGAAAGTATTCGACCTTCTCTACAAAATAGCAGATGTTTCTTTTTTGGATGCATACAAACCCAAGATCATT GATCTGATTGAGAAGGGAGAAAAACAGCCCAATATTACAATTGGTGTTATTGTTTCCGTAGTGGTTGTTCTCTTGTCAATGTTCTTTAAACTCTTCTTTGGTGGCAAGAAACCAGTG GTAACTGTTCCTGAGCCAAACAGGGCTACGGCTGCAGAGACTCCCCGCGATGAAGGAAGCAGTGGCGAGAAGGAAGATGAGaatgagaaagaagaagaagaagctgctcCTCCTCCCCGCAGGCGGCCTACCACCAGAAGGGAAACATGA
- the LOC103433137 gene encoding uncharacterized protein — translation MALRFFTLQMMPWCFQLMGSQRISRAQLRPNDQAGPICTIKLVKSDGLVLIYHRPIHVAEVMTEFPRHQVCRSDSFYIGQKIPALSEDDQLQLGHKYFLLPQQFFQSVLSFVTIASFSSKDSSRNAFVRKAASCKPFDIQKTPSGCLRIRVSDEFISQLLEEKKLEDDAAAVEAKSGVCTTAQLQKDYTQLVGARQWKPRLEPIRESREKSRKLSSFGLRRSSKKKSQPNSSKASQKQKSSSTNGSSKAKIKIKSSRK, via the coding sequence ATGGCGTTGCGATTCTTCACTCTCCAAATGATGCCGTGGTGCTTCCAGTTGATGGGCAGCCAACGCATCTCTCGCGCGCAGCTCCGTCCCAACGACCAAGCCGGCCCGATCTGCACGATCAAGCTTGTCAAATCGGACGGGCTTGTTTTGATCTACCACCGGCCAATCCACGTTGCGGAAGTCATGACGGAGTTTCCGAGACACCAAGTGTGCCGGTCCGATTCGTTCTACATCGGGCAGAAGATCCCGGCACTGTCGGAGGACGACCAGCTCCAACTCGGTCACAAGTACTTTCTCCTTCCCCAGCAGTTTTTCCAATCCGTGCTTTCGTTCGTCACCATTGCTTCCTTCAGCAGCAAAGACTCGTCGAGAAACGCGTTTGTTAGAAAAGCGGCGAGCTGCAAGCCGTTCGATATACAGAAAACGCCGTCTGGGTGTTTGAGAATACGCGTTTCGGACGAGTTTATATCGCAATTGCTGGAGGAAAAGAAGCTCGAGGATGACGCGGCGGCGGTGGAGGCCAAGAGCGGGGTTTGTACGACGGCTCAGCTGCAGAAAGACTACACGCAGCTTGTTGGGGCACGGCAGTGGAAGCCGAGGCTCGAGCCCATCAGAGAGTCTCGGGAGAAGAGCAGAAAGCTTTCTTCTTTTGGGCTGAGGAGATCTTCCAAGAAgaaatctcaaccaaattcatcGAAGGCTTCCCAGAAGCAAAAGAGTAGTTCTACTAATGGTTCTTCCAAAGCCAAGATCAAGATCAAATCGTCAAGAAAATGA